In Perca fluviatilis chromosome 3, GENO_Pfluv_1.0, whole genome shotgun sequence, the following proteins share a genomic window:
- the LOC120556442 gene encoding BTB/POZ domain-containing protein KCTD12-like: MAQTDSQSLTFPEIVELNVGGQVYVTRLETLTAVPNSLLWTKFTQSSPGDLPKDGKGRFFFDRDGFLFRYILDYLRDSELFLPEFFKERRRLQKESDFFQLPELSRRLAAVSKQSSYTEESGDPEEAEVSSPVTSSSDRSRSPGAKAGYITIGYRGSYTIGRDIQADAKFRRVARITVCSKISLAKEVFGETLNESRDPDRPPDKYTARYYLKYNFLEQAFDRLAEAGFSMVACNSTGTCSYASNDPGEDKLWTSYTEYVFSR, encoded by the coding sequence atggcacAAACCGACAGCCAAAGTTTAACTTTCCCAGAGATAGTGGAGCTAAACGTGGGTGGGCAGGTGTATGTGACCCGACTTGAAACTCTCACGGCGGTGCCCAACTCTCTCCTGTGGACCAAGTTCACCCAGAGCTCCCCGGGCGACCTGCCAAAAGACGGCAAGGGCCGCTTCTTCTTCGACCGCGACGGCTTTCTCTTCCGCTATATTTTGGATTACCTGCGGGACTCTGAGCTCTTCCTGCCCGAGTTTTTCAAAGAGCGGAGGAGGCTGCAGAAAGAATCGGACTTCTTCCAGCTGCCGGAGCTGTCGAGGCGCCTGGCCGCGGTCAGCAAACAGAGCTCGTACACGGAGGAGAGCGGGGACCCGGAGGAGGCTGAGGTCAGCAGCCCGGTCACCTCCTCCTCGGACAGGAGCCGCTCTCCTGGGGCCAAAGCCGGCTACATCACCATCGGGTACAGGGGCAGCTACACTATCGGGAGGGACATCCAGGCGGACGCTAAATTCCGCAGGGTCGCCAGAATAACCGTCTGCAGCAAGATCTCCCTGGCTAAAGAGGTTTTTGGAGAAACCCTGAATGAGAGCCGCGACCCGGACCGCCCGCCTGACAAATACACCGCCAGATATTACCTCAAGTATAACTTCCTGGAGCAGGCGTTTGACCGGCTGGCCGAGGCTGGTTTCAGCATGGTGGCATGCAACTCCACCGGGACCTGCTCGTACGCCAGTAACGACCCGGGGGAGGACAAACTGTGGACCAGTTACACAGAGTATGTTTTCTCCCGATGA
- the slc5a7a gene encoding high-affinity choline transporter 1 — translation MTFHVEGLVAIVIFYLLILFVGIWAAWKNKHSGEAEGTDRSETIMVGGRDIGLFVGGFTMTATWVGGGYINGTAEYVYLPDYGLAWAQAPFGYALSLVVGGLFFAKPMRSRGYVTMLDPFQQKYGKRMGGLLFIPALMGEIFWSAAILSALGATLSVIVDMDINVSVVISALIAIFYTLVGGLYSVAYTDVVQLFCIFIGLWISVPFALTNPAVSDITVTAVQQVYQSPWRGSIQKGDAWVWIDNFCLLMLGGIPWQVYFQRVLSASSATYAQVLSFLAAFGCLVMAVPSVLIGAIGASTDWNQTTYGAIPPKEKDQADMILPIVLQHLCPPFVSFFGLGAVSAAVMSSADSSILSASSMFARNIYQLAFRQSASDREIVWVMRITIFVFGGLATLMALLTGTVYGLWYLSSDLVYVIIFPQLLSVLFVKGTNTYGSVAAYLCGMVLRIGGGEPYLRLPPFIYYPGWTTEERIHHITGEMEEVVIQKFPFKTVSMLASFLGNVAFSYLAKYLFESGKISHKYDFLDAVVSMDSGEIMDKTTLVTRSNDIGLSEMAPVKPRLSVTLAAAFTRRDTLPAETVEEEEDSSPDSSHHDEK, via the exons ATGACCTTCCATGTAGAGGGGCTTGTGGCTATCGTGATCTTCTATCTACTGATCCTGTTCGTGGGCATCTGGGCGGCATGGAAGAACAAACACTCCGGGGAGGCGGAGGGCACCGACCGCAGCGAAACCATCATGGTCGGAGGGAGAGACATTGGATTATTTGTCGGTGGATTTACCATGACAG CGACCTGGGTTGGAGGAGGATATATCAATGGCACAGCTGAGTATGTGTATCTGCCTGATTATGGGTTGGCTTGGGCTCAAGCTCCCTTTGGATATGCCCTCAGTCTTGTTGTGG GTGGTCTTTTTTTCGCTAAGCCCATGCGCTCTCGAGGTTACGTCACCATGTTGGACCCATTCCAGCAGAAGTATGGGAAACGCATGGGTGGCCTCCTCTTCATACCTGCACTCATGGGTGAGATCTTCTGGTCCGCTGCCATCTTATCAGCACTTG GTGCTACCCTGAGTGTGATCGTGGACATGGACATTAATGTCTCCGTGGTTATCTCAGCACTCATTGCAATCTTTTACACTCTGGTTGGAGGACTTTACTCTGTGGCCTACACTGATGTTGTCCAGCTCTTCTGTATCTTTATTGGCCTG TGGATCAGTGTCCCTTTTGCTTTGACCAACCCTGCGGTGTCAGACATTACCGTTACTGCAGTGCAGCAGGTGTACCAGTCGCCCTGGAGAGGCAGCATCCAGAAGGGTGACGCCTGGGTCTGGATCGACAACTTCTGCCTCCTG ATGCTTGGAGGAATACCATGGCAGGTGTATTTCCAGAGAGTCCTGTCGGCCTCCTCGGCCACCTACGCCCAGGTCCTCTCCTTCCTGGCCGCTTTCGGGTGCCTCGTCATGGCCGTGCCCTCCGTTCTCATTGGGGCCATCGGGGCCTCCACAG ACTGGAACCAGACAACCTATGGTGCCATTCCTCCGAAAGAGAAGGACCAAGCGGACATGATTCTACCCATCGTGCTCCAACACCTCTGCCCCCCATTTGTCTCTTTCTTCGGCCTGGGTGCAGTGTCTGCAGCTGTCATGTCATCGGCAGACTCCTCCATCCTTTCAGCGAGTTCCATGTTTGCGAGGAACATCTACCAGCTCGCCTTTAGACAGTCG GCATCTGACCGTGAGATTGTGTGGGTGATGCGTATTACTATCTTTGTATTCGGCGGCCTTGCCACATTGATGGCGCTGTTGACCGggacagtttacggcctctggTACCTGAGCTCAGACCTGGTTTACGTCATCATCTTCCCCCAGCTGCTCAGTGTGCTCTTTGTCAAAGGCACCAACACGTACGGCTCTGTGGCTGCCTACCTGTGCGGCATGGTGCTGCGTATAGGTGGAGGTGAACCCTACCTGCGTCTGCCTCCTTTCATTTACTACCCTGGCTGGACCACGGAGGAGAGGATACACCACATTACTGGAGAAATGGAGGAAGTCGTCATCCAGAAGTTCCCCTTCAAGACCGTCTCTATGCTGGCCTCTTTCCTGGGTAACGTTGCTTTCTCCTACCTGGCAAAGTACCTGTTTGAGAGCGGCAAGATTTCACACAAGTACGACTTTCTGGATGCAGTGGTGTCCATGGACAGTGGAGAGATTATGGATAAGACGACGCTTGTGACTCGCAGCAACGACATCGGGTTGTCGGAGATGGCGCCCGTCAAACCGCGGCTGAGCGTGACCTTGGCGGCCGCCTTCACGCGCCGGGACACACTGCCGGCGGAaacagtggaggaggaggaggactccAGCCCTGATTCCTCCCACCACGatgaaaaatga
- the arl6 gene encoding ADP-ribosylation factor-like protein 6 isoform X1: MGLFDRLAGWLGLKKEVNVLCLGLDNSGKTTIINQLKPSNAQAQDIVPTIGFSIEKFKTSSLSFTVFDMSGQGRYRNLWEHYYKEGQAIIFVIDSADKLRMVVAKEELDTLLNHSDIKHRRIPILFFANKMDVRDALSSVKVSQLLCLENIKDKPWHICATDALKGEGLQEGVDWLQDQIMQSNQNHENVRA; this comes from the exons TGAAGAAGGAGGTGAATGTGCTGTGTCTTGGCCTGGACAACAGTGGAAAAACCACCATCATCAACCAACTCAAGCCCTCTAAT GCCCAGGCACAAGACATCGTCCCAACCATTGGCTTCAGCATAGAGAAGTTTAAGACATCCAG TCTTTCCTTCACAGTGTTTGACATGTCTGGTCAAGGCAGATACAGAAACCTTTGGGAACACTACTACAA GGAAGGACAGGCTATCATATTTGTCATTGATAGTGCGGACAAACTCAGGATGGTAGTAGCCAAAGAAGAACTGGACACATTACTAAACCATTCTG ATATTAAACACAGGAGGATCCCCATTCTGTTCTTTGCTAACAAGATGGATGTCAGGGATGCTCTGTCTTCTGTCAAGGTCTCACAGCTGCTCTGTTTGGAGAACATCAAAGACAAACCCTGGCACATCTG TGCCACTGATGCTCTGAAAGGAGAAGGTTTACAGGAGGGAGTCGACTGGTTACAAG ATCAAATAATGCA ATCAAATCAAAACCATGAGAACGTGAGGGCATGA
- the arl6 gene encoding ADP-ribosylation factor-like protein 6 isoform X2: MGLFDRLAGWLGLKKEVNVLCLGLDNSGKTTIINQLKPSNAQAQDIVPTIGFSIEKFKTSSLSFTVFDMSGQGRYRNLWEHYYKEGQAIIFVIDSADKLRMVVAKEELDTLLNHSDIKHRRIPILFFANKMDVRDALSSVKVSQLLCLENIKDKPWHICATDALKGEGLQEGVDWLQDQIKTMRT; encoded by the exons TGAAGAAGGAGGTGAATGTGCTGTGTCTTGGCCTGGACAACAGTGGAAAAACCACCATCATCAACCAACTCAAGCCCTCTAAT GCCCAGGCACAAGACATCGTCCCAACCATTGGCTTCAGCATAGAGAAGTTTAAGACATCCAG TCTTTCCTTCACAGTGTTTGACATGTCTGGTCAAGGCAGATACAGAAACCTTTGGGAACACTACTACAA GGAAGGACAGGCTATCATATTTGTCATTGATAGTGCGGACAAACTCAGGATGGTAGTAGCCAAAGAAGAACTGGACACATTACTAAACCATTCTG ATATTAAACACAGGAGGATCCCCATTCTGTTCTTTGCTAACAAGATGGATGTCAGGGATGCTCTGTCTTCTGTCAAGGTCTCACAGCTGCTCTGTTTGGAGAACATCAAAGACAAACCCTGGCACATCTG TGCCACTGATGCTCTGAAAGGAGAAGGTTTACAGGAGGGAGTCGACTGGTTACAAG ATCAAATCAAAACCATGAGAACGTGA